The following coding sequences lie in one Takifugu rubripes chromosome 8, fTakRub1.2, whole genome shotgun sequence genomic window:
- the serpinh2 gene encoding serine (or cysteine) peptidase inhibitor, clade H, member 2 isoform X2 — MLPRLPVYILLFLPLAPVQRSTADSSEKSSASSPHLPPPPLGDPSWALGLRLYQALRSDSRSVNTLFSPLLAASSLGALGGGSAGASASQFQDLLKASSSAKAGAELLSESLKSLGKSNGTSFHAHASTALFSKEAPQVSQAFVKDSQARFGLQHQPLGKGDSKADLKRLRSWAKVALGGLDPAPLAAEIQAKAGSLILANAFSFKGLWEREFGEGSSDLRTFLGKKYTKIMMMHRAGLYRFHEDIQNMVQVLEAPLWGGKASMVLLLPFHVEDLARLDKLLTVQLVSKWLEKSSMSSISISLPKANISSALSLQKPLSALGLVDAWDQKVADFSGVSGKAKGKLHLSTVLQWTSLELAAQAGPGEDQLEEEEIEKPKMFYADHPFVFLVRDNATGALLLMGALDHVEGEAVHDEL, encoded by the exons ATGCTGCCCAGGCTTCCTGTTTacatcctcctctttctgcctctcgCCCCGGTGCAAAGAAGCACTGCCGATTCATCCGAGAAGAGTTCTGCCTCTTCACCACACctgccgcctcctcctctgggtgACCCCAGCTGGGCCCTGGGTCTGCGCCTGTACCAGGCCCTGCGTTCCGACTCCCGCTCAGTGAAcaccctcttctcccctctacTAGCGGCCTCCTCACTGGGAGCGCTGGGCGGAGGATCGGCGGGCGCCAGCGCCAGCCAGTTCCAAGACCTCCTCAAGGCTTCATCCTCCGCCAAAGCCGGAGCGGAGCTGCTCTCCGAGTCGCTGAAGAGCCTCGGCAAATCCAATGGCACCAGTTTCCACGCGCACGCGTCCACTGCTCTGTTTTCCAAAGAGGCTCCTCAGGTCAGCCAGGCATTTGTGAAGGACAGCCAAGCGAGGTTTGGATTGCAGCATCAGCCGCTGGGAAAAGGAGATTCAAAGGCTGACCTAAAACGTCTCCGTAGCTGGGCTAAAGTGGCCCTGGGTGGCCTGGACCCGGCTCCTTTAGCAGCCGAAATCCAGGCCAAGGCTGGGTCCCTGATCCTCGCCAACGCTTTCAGCTTCAAAG GTCTGTGGGAGAGGGAGTTCGGCGAGGGCAGCTCTGATCTCCGCACCTTCTTGGGGAAGAAATACACCAAAATAATGATGATGCACCGAGCAG GTTTGTACCGTTTCCACGAAGACATCCAGAACATGGTGCAGGTCCTGGAAGCCCCTCTGTGGGGAGGCAAGGCCAGCATGGTGCTCCTGCTGCCGTTCCACGTGGAGGATCTGGCCAGGTTGGACAAGCTCCTGACCGTCCAGCTGGTGTCCAAGTGGCTGGAGAAGAGCAGCATGTCCAGCATAAGCATCTCCTTACCTAAAGCCAACATCAGCAGCGCCCTCAGCCTGCAG AAGCCGCTGTCTGCTCTGGGCTTGGTTGATGCCTGGGACCAGAAGGTGGCGGATTTCTCAGGAGTATCTGGGAAGGCCAAGGGGAAACTCCACCTCAGCACCGTCCTCCAGTGGACCTCCCTGGAGCTAGCTGCTCAGGCCGGACCCGGAGaggaccagctggaggaggaggagattgaAAAGCCCAAGATGTTTTACGCCGATCACCCGTTCGTCTTCTTGGTCCGTGACAACGCC